From Daphnia pulicaria isolate SC F1-1A chromosome 11, SC_F0-13Bv2, whole genome shotgun sequence, the proteins below share one genomic window:
- the LOC124315846 gene encoding uncharacterized protein LOC124315846 gives MAHTNENIIRAEAIVKDCFTASLLAGDRNGIRERLSRILPAGAYPLCNLRSGYDPTQSGPSGSGYTTRHQPMRRRGAPYGARPPPSIPMAYLSVAQRDELQQLEQEKSRQILARAEAREAGSFIAQEERRLATMANINLQQAELDRQKAALQRPPSFIPGKRNAFSPGQQTSSLTPQIPLLKITIPATSTTDAESQLLASPSKDVTMKDKISDRSEELFGRNTPLTISDDVTLTK, from the coding sequence ATGGCCCACACGAACGAAAACATCATCAGAGCAGAGGCCATTGTAAAAGACTGCTTCACTGCCTCGCTCCTAGCCGGAGATCGGAACGGCATCCGCGAGAGACTCTCCCGGATTCTCCCAGCAGGAGCTTATCCACTCTGCAACCTCCGGAGCGGATATGATCCTACCCAATCCGGGCCCTCCGGATCTGGATATACAACTCGACATCAACCCATGAGACGCCGGGGAGCTCCATATGGAGCCAGACCTCCACCATCCATTCCGATGGCTTACCTCTCAGTCGCCCAGCGAGACGAACTGCAACAACTGGAGCAAGAAAAAAGCAGACAAATATTAGCCCGGGCTGAAGCACGGGAAGCTGGCAGCTTCATCGCTCAAGAGGAGCGCCGACTGGCTACCATGGCGAATATCAATCTACAACAGGCCGAATTGGACCGCCAAAAAGCGGCTCTCCAACGTCCACCATCATTCATCCCTGGAAAACGGAATGCATTCAGCCCAGGGCAGCAAACGTCATCACTGACTCCACAGATCCCACTGctaaaaattacaattccGGCCACTTCAACTACGGATGCTGAAAGCCAACTCCTTGCATCACCAAGCAAGGATGTTACAATGAAAGACAAAATTTCTGATCGGTCCGAAGAACTTTTTGGCCGGAATACACCACTTACCATTTCTGATGATGTAACACtcacaaaataa